A single genomic interval of Chlorogloeopsis sp. ULAP01 harbors:
- a CDS encoding ABC transporter permease — protein MSLIKPQLSKRFLIFTKSPTLSHQLMLVGLAITLFFIFLALFAPLFVNWGWLQNPTELLSNVPLEPPSAKHWFGTDSLGYDVFSRTILGAKAALQVVLLATALSMVIGVPLGMVSGYVGGRLDKMLLFLMDSIYTLPGLLLSVTLAFVVGRGILNAAIAISIAYVPQYYRVVRNHTVSVKTEVYIEAAQAIGANTWQVLSRYLFFNVIQSVPVLFTLNAADAILILGGLGFLGLGLPEEVPEWGHDLKQALPALSTGIWWTTLFPGLAMTSMVVGLSLLGEGLNEFINPRLRRENGIRK, from the coding sequence ATGAGCCTGATCAAACCCCAACTGTCAAAAAGATTTTTAATTTTTACTAAAAGTCCTACCCTTTCTCACCAGTTAATGCTTGTAGGGTTAGCCATCACCCTTTTTTTCATATTCCTAGCATTGTTCGCTCCTTTGTTTGTGAATTGGGGATGGCTGCAAAACCCCACAGAGTTATTAAGTAACGTTCCTCTTGAGCCACCTTCAGCCAAGCATTGGTTCGGTACCGATAGCTTGGGTTATGACGTATTCTCACGCACAATCTTGGGTGCAAAAGCTGCATTGCAAGTTGTCTTGCTAGCCACTGCACTGAGTATGGTGATTGGTGTGCCTTTAGGTATGGTGAGTGGCTATGTTGGCGGTAGATTAGATAAGATGCTGCTGTTTTTAATGGATAGCATTTATACCCTACCGGGGTTATTGCTTTCGGTAACGCTGGCGTTTGTAGTGGGGCGGGGAATATTAAATGCCGCGATCGCCATTAGCATTGCCTACGTTCCTCAGTATTATCGAGTTGTCCGCAACCATACTGTCAGCGTCAAAACAGAAGTTTATATTGAAGCAGCACAAGCGATCGGCGCTAATACCTGGCAAGTACTTTCTCGCTATTTATTTTTTAACGTTATTCAAAGCGTACCCGTACTATTCACCCTTAACGCTGCCGATGCCATTCTGATTTTGGGTGGATTGGGCTTTTTAGGTTTAGGACTGCCGGAAGAAGTGCCAGAATGGGGACACGATTTAAAACAGGCTTTGCCTGCACTATCTACAGGCATTTGGTGGACTACGCTTTTTCCGGGGCTAGCGATGACATCAATGGTGGTGGGGCTATCGCTACTGGGTGAAGGGTTAAATGAATTTATCAATCCCCGTTTACGGCGAGAAAATGGTATCCGGAAATAG